From the Oncorhynchus kisutch isolate 150728-3 unplaced genomic scaffold, Okis_V2 scaffold843, whole genome shotgun sequence genome, the window catcgatgtggataggggggtgttccctctgctgtttcctgaagtccacaatcatctccttagttttgttgacgttgagtgtgaggttattttcctgacaccacactccgagggccctcacctcctccctgtaggccgtctcgtcgttgttggtaatcaagcctaccactgttgtgtcgtccgcaaacttgatgattgagttggaggcgtgcgtggccacgcagtcgtgggtaaacagggagtacaggagatggctcagaacgcacccttgtggggccccagtgttgaggatcagagggtggagatgttgttgcctaccctcaccacctgggggcggcccgtcaggaagtccagtacccagttgcacagggcggggtcgagacccagggtgtcgagcttgatgacgagcttggagggtactatggtgttgaatgccgagctgtagtcgatgaacagcattctcacataggtattcctcttgtccagatgggttagggcagtgtgcagtgtggttgagattgcatcgtctgtggacctatttgggcggtaagcaaattggagtgggtctagggtgtcaggtagggtggaggtgatatggtccttgactagtctctcaaagcacttcatgatgacggatgtgagtgctacggggcggtagtcgtttagctcagttaccttagctttcttgggaacaggaacaatggtggccctcttgaagcatgtgggaacagcagactggtatagggattgattgaatatgtccgtaaacacaccggccagctggtctgcgcatgctctgagggcgcggctggggatgccgtctgggcctgcagccttgcgagggttaacacgtttaaatgtcttactcacctcggctgcagtgaaggagagaccgcatgttttcgttgcaggccgtgtcagtggcacagtattgtcctcaaagcgggcaaaaaagttatttagtctgcctgggagcaagacatcctggtccgtgactgggctggatttcttcctgtagtccgtgattgactgtagaccctgccacatgcctcttgtgtctgagccgttgaattgagattctactttgtctctgtactggcgcttagcttgtttgatagccttgcggagggaatagctgcactgtttgtattcggtcatattaccagacaccttgccctgattaaaagcagtggttcgcgctttcagtttcacacgaatgctgccatcaatccacggtttctggttagggaatgttttaatcgttgctatgggaacgacatcttcaacgcacgttctaatgaactcgcacaccgaatcagcgtattcgtcaatgttgttatctgacgcaatacgaaacatctcccagtccacgtgatggaagcagtcttggagtgtggagtcagcttggtcggaccagcgttggacagacctcagcgtgggagcctcttgttttagtttctgtctgtaggcagggatcaacaaaatggagtcgtggtcagcttttccgaaaggggggcggggcagggccttatatgcgtcgcggaagttagagtaacaatgatccaaggtctttccacccctggttgtgcaatcgatatgctgataaaatttagggagtcttgttttcagattagccttgttaaaatccccagctacaatgaatgcagcctccggataaattgtttccagtttgcagagagttaaataaagttcgttcagagccatcgatgtgtctgcttggggggggatatatacggctgtgattataatcgaagagaattctcttggcagataatgcggtctacatttgattgtgaggaattctaaatcaggtgaacagaaggatttgagttcctgtatgtttctttcatcacaccatgtcacgttggccataaggcatacgcccccacccctcttcttaccagaaagatgtttgtttctgtcggcgcgatgcgtggagaaacccgttggctgcaccacttcggatagcgtctctccggtgagccacgtttccgtgaagcaaagaacattacagtctctgatgtccctctggaatgctacccttgctcggatttcatcaaccttgttgtcaagagactggacattggcaagaagaatgctagggagtggtgcacggtgtgcccgtctccggagtctgaccagaagaccgcctcgtttccctctctttcggagtcgtttttttgggtcgctgcataggatccgctccgttgtactgtttgtaaggcagaacacaggatccgcgtcgcgaaaaacatattcttggtcgtactgatggtgagttgacgctgatcttatattcagtagttcttctcgactgtatgtaatgaaacctaagatgacctggggtactaatgtaagaaataacacgtaaaaaaacaaaaaactgcatagtttcctaggaacgcgaagcgaggcggccatctctgtcggccgCCACATTTGCACTGTACCCATCTAAAGGTTGCTACCCATCACAAATTAATGTTTACAACAACGTAGGGTGCACAGGTTGAGAGAAACATTTGAGTtcttccttctcgcatctacgcgCTCTCCTCTCACATTttcgtttgtggacttcaatgcataACACATCATCTGTATGTGACCAGGATataaaacctttccaagccaaaccatatcgaaactgctacacacagcctacattgttgtcaccatattagctaaagtaacgtcatagtcaacacagCTAATAGGACTAACgcattagtaaacctgctacaatcgtGCAGTAactttacagtgtacagtcagtaagcagtttagcagttacaccggcatgCCACGTTGGTTTTCCTTTGCAAAATTAAAAGCTTACCATTGATTTGGAAGAGTTcaatgttgtgttggatagtcatagacaactagctaacatagcatccctctgttatagccaggtagctaacatagcatccctctgttatagccagctagctaacatagcatccctctgttatagccagctagctaacatagcatccctctgttatagccagctagctaacataacatccctctgttatagccagctagctaacataacatccctctgtcatagccagctagctaatatagcatccctctgttatagccagttagttaacatagcatccctctgttatagccagctagctaacatagcatccctctgttatagccagctagctaacatagcatccctctgtcataGTCAGCttgctaacatagcatccctctgtcatactcagctagctaacatagcatccctctgtttgagcagggtgtttcagtaggctaaactagctagctgcattagcTCGCTAAGTaagtcaaacaaaacaaaaatgacactaTTGCTTTTCCTTAATTtaagaaatacatttgttttaaacTGTTGAACTATTGTCTACCTCACCACAtgttatacactgcagtgctagctagctgtaggttATGCGTGATTgcgtggacaacatgtcagttcatgctgtaagagctctgataggttggaggacaatctccggaagttgtcataattactgtgtaagtctatggaagggggtgagaaccatgagcctccaggttttgtattgaagccagtgtaccaagaggaggacggaagctagcagttctctggctacaccatggtgctacccagtggtgtaaagtatttaagtataaatactttaaagtactacttaagtcatttttggggtatctgtactttactatttatatttttgactacttttacttcactacattcccctcagaaaatgttgtactttttactccatacattttcctttacACCcaaattttgaatgcttagcaggacaggaaaatagtcaaattcacgcacttaacaaccgaacatccccggtcatctctactgcctctgatctggcggactcactaaacacttatgctttgtttgtaaattaggttggagtgtgcccctggctttccgtaaataaattttaaaaaacaagaaaatgttgccatctggtttgcttaatataacaatgcgaaaatatttatattcttccttttgatacttaagtatattttaaaccaaatacttttagacttttactcaagtagaattttactgggtgacccTCACTttacattttctattaaggtatctttacttttactcaagtatgacaatttgggTACTTTTTTCCAACACTGGTGCAACCCAACAGAGTGCTGTTGTGGCTACTGGTGCAACGCAACAGAGTGCTGTTGTGGCTACTGGTGCAACGCAACAGAGTGCTGTTGTGGCTACTGGTGCAACCCAACAGAGTGCTGTTGTGGCTACTGGTGCAACCCAACAGAGTGCTGTTGTGGCTACTGGTGCAACCCAACAGAGTGCTGTTGTGGCTACTGGTGCAACGCAACAGAGTGCTGTTGTGGCTACTGGTGCAACGCAACAGAGTGCTGTTGTGGCCACTGGTGCAACGCAACAGAGTGCTGTTGTGGCTACTGGTGCAACGCAACAGAGTGCTGTTGTGGCTACTGGTGCAACGCAACAGAGTGCTGTTGTGGCTACTGGTGCAACGCAACAGAGTGCTGTTGTGGCCACTGGTGCAACGCAACAGAGTGCTGTTGTGGCTACTGGTGCAACCCAACAGAGTGCTGTTGTGGCTACTGGTGCAACGCAACAGAGTGCTGTTGTGGCTACTGGTGCAACCCAACAGAGTGCTGTTGTGGCTACTGGTGCAACCCAACAGAGTGCTGTTGTGGCCACTGGTGCAACCCAACAGAGTGCTGTtgtggctactgtagaccttcattgaaaCATAgtcttttaatacattttttggtgACGTGAACATATTTATCTACAAAGTTATGATcagggaagaagaagaaaacaagCCAAAGGGAACAGTTGGTTAGGATCCCATAAGATGGCCGCTTTCCAATGCATTTCCTAATAACATCCTCAAACAACTTCTTATCGTTTTAACCTgattttgaggctatacagtgtttgtttatgaACAATGGCGTTTAACAAGCTCATGTTTTGGTTTCTGATGGGGGAAATACTGTTGAATCatttgaggcatttataagttctattcttcaagaatcaatggctattatgatgtcataatgataagGCTAGGCGTCCCGCTAGTGGGACACCAgtcgacaacatccagtgaaattggagggcgcacaattcaaataaataattgtaatattaaacattcatgaacatacaagtatcttatatcatttaaaagcctaaattcttgttaatctaactgcgttgtccaatttacaataggctttacagcggaagcataccatgcgattgtctGAGGACGGTGCCAGTcgcaaaatcacaaatagcgatttaaataaatcacttttgAAAATcctcctctgtttgcaatcccaagggtcccagctacaacatgaatgtttgttttgttcgataaaatccttctttatatcccatggagtcagtttagttggcaccatcgatttcagtaatccactcgttcaacatgcaaacaaaggaatccaaaaagctaccgctaaacattgttatttatattataataatataatatttcgcaactacatttctatttaatcctcgggtaccctaaaatgtaaataaactataatgtTTCATACAGAAAGCAGTGAAACGCGTCCTCTTCATCGCGTGACGACAGACTGATATTGTACCGGGACTCGAAAAAATTCTTGCTCGTTtttgaagaaacaagcctgaaacaatgaacAAAGaccgttgacatctagtggaagccataggaattgcaatctgggagccgGAATAAAAGATATCTGACACACTGCTTCTGGTTTCAGCAactgtaataatgtatttatagccTGGAATCATCCACTATACTACTGTGGAaacaataatacaaaataagtCTGTTGTTGCTCACTTGACTGTCTTTTTAAGATAATTGTCAAATACGTTTGTAAAAGCATTTAAACATTCATTAAGGATGTAAATTGTTGTATAACATCCTGGGGATCACCTTTTAGCTAAAATaaacagtggatttctgctgttgtgggcctttaaaccatctgtctgactttgttgttcacacaggagaagGATGTGACTattgtggatcctctggggagcctcaacaacatcatgaagcTGATGTGGCAGAGAAAAAATCACaattacaccagagaacacacacaggagagaaaccttttagctgtgatgaatgtgggaagagttttactaagCCAAGcaacctgatatcacaccagagaacacacacaggagagaagccttaccactgctctgactgcGGAAAGAGGTTCTCAAGAGCAGAGAACCTAAAAGTACACCAGAGAAGccatacaggagagaaaccttatagctgctctgactgtgggaagaggttTCTTTTGTCAGGACATTTAAAAGCGCACCAgagaatacatacaggagagaaaccttatagctgtgatcaatgtgggaagagttttactcagtcgtgcaacctgatatcacaccagagaatacacactggagagaaatatcaccgctgctctgactgtgggaagagatgcACCACTTTATCAGACCTCAAAATACAtcagagaatccacacaggagagaaaccttatagctgtgatcaatgtgggaagaggttTACTCAGTCAAAgaacctgatatcacaccagagaacgcatacaggagagaagccttaccattgcTCTGACTGCGGGAAGAGTTTCCACAGATCAGATTCACTAAGAAGacaccagcgaacacacacaTGTGAGAACTCTCTTAGTGAGAAATCTCATAGCTGTGAAcaatgtgacaagagatactctgataaaagatctctgattaaacatcagaaaatacatgaaGGAGTTATTCCATGATATCAAtgaaatgatgtcacaatgtagaatgtctTAACATTGTAGTCGAAAAATCCAGGTTCTGAATTGAAAGAGTTAAACATAAAGTGTTGCGTTACATTTACCTCGTTGGTGGcccacttgaatcaaaatgtaacacttcaaaatgtagctagctgtttGTTTTCTTCAAGTTATCCTCTAACCAGGGATGTACACGTTATTCACAGATTCTGTAtggtttttgagctgttagttttaacaggacgtGCAACCTTTATTTCCAAGTGATATCGATATGAGTGATGACAAATAAGTGTTCATTTCTCTTCGTTTTGGGGACCCCTACATTTAAATGCATCACTCCAAAAATGTAGATGACTGTCTTCTGCTAGTTGTCtttattccactactgaagaagcaCGACTCAAATCACCTCCTATTTCAAACATTCAGCCTGACAACagatacatgttttattattccaTGCCTCACCATGAAGTGAATTGTTGCTAATACCCATTAACAAAGGGGTGTACATTTGGTTTTGATATTGAATATTTCATAACATTTTCAATTCATGTAACATTTGCAACCAACTTACAGTTTGTATAAATGTTTATAAAACAATGtagtaaaacaagtttatatttgtGTTGGATATTACATCCAATTCTTACTATTTTAATGTAATTTCCTTAGAATGATCATTAgtctttcagtttttttattgttATTCTTTAGTTTGTTATCTTTATGATTGTTGTGTACTAAATATAtcagtaatttttttatttaaaaaaaatatatattaaattcCTGTGAATCCATTGTGTTGCAttgtgtctgaaatgtgctgtataaataaagcttgatctgatttgaacatattgcaaaacaaattaacccagtgaccgaccaatcaaaacaaattaacccaatgactgaccaatcaaaacaaattaacccagtgactgaccaatcaaaacaaattaacccagtgactgaccaatcaaaacaaattaacccagtgactgaccaatcaaaacaaattaacccagtgactgaccaatcaaaacaaattaacccagtgactgaccaatcaaaacaaattaacccagtgactgaccaatcaacacaaattaacccagtgactgaccaatcaacacaaattaacccagtgactgaccaatcaacacaaattaacccagtgactgaccaatcaaaacaaattaacccagtgactgaccaatcaaaacaaattaacccaatgactgaccaatcaaaacaaatgaaCCCAGTGACcgaccaatcaaaacaaattaacccaatgactgaccatacaaaacaaattaacccaatgactgaccaatcaaaacaaattaacccagtgaccgaccaatcaaaacaaattaacccaatgactgaccaatcaaaacaaattaacccagtgactgaccaattaaaacaaattaacccagtgactgaccaattaaaacaaattaacccagtgactgaccaatcaaaacaaattaacccagtgactgaccaatcaaaacaaattaacccagtgactgaccaatcaaaacaaattaacccagtgactgaccaatcaaaacaaattaacccaatgactgaccaatcaaaacaaattaacctAATGACcgaccaatcaaaacaaattaacgcaatgactgaccaatcaaaacaaattaacccagtgactgaccaatcaaaacaaattaacccaatgactggccaatcaaaacaaattaacccagtgactgaccaatcaaaacaaattaacccagTGACCGACCAATCAACATACTCTTGCTAAACCAATGAACAAATATGTGCAAAAGCAACACACATCTTGGTTGATCTTAGTATGATAAACTATAAATTCAGTataaggtggcaggtagcctagtggttagagcgttgggccagtaaccaaaaggtttctggatcaaatctctgagctgacaagttaaaaatctgtcgttctgaacaaggcagttaacccactgttccccggtaggcagttaacccactgttccccggtaggcagttaacccactgttccccggtaggcagttaacccactgttccccggtagacagttaacccactgttccccggtagacagttaacccactgttccccggtagacagttaacccactgttccccggtagacagttaacccactgtttcccaccttcattgtaaataagaaggtgtttttaactgacttgcccaattaaataaaggttcaattgaaaaaaatgaaatgtaaaataaataaataaatgaaaatctGTATATATTCAGTATATCTTCCACTATGTCTAAATACTGCATACTATGTACATTTTAtcacttttcaaatcaaatgtatttatatagcccttcttacatcagctgatatctcaaagtgctgtacagaaacccagccaaaaaccccaaacaggcaagcaatgcaggtgtagaagcacggtggctaggaaaaactccctagaaaggccaaaacctaggaagaaacctagagaggaactaggctatgaggggtgaccagtcctcttctggctgtgccgggtggagattataacagaacatggccaagatgttaaaatgttcataaatgaccagcatggtcaaataataataatcacagtagttgtcgagggtgcaacaagtcagcaccttaggagtaaatgtcagttggcttttctatagccgatcattaagagtatctctaccgctcctgctgtctctagagagttgaaaacagcaggtctgggacctgtagcaccacattcagagtatctctaccgctcctgctgtctctagagagttgaaaacagcaggtctgggacctgtagcaccacattcagagtatctctaccgctcctgctgtctctagagagttgaaaacagcaggtctgggacaggtagcacgtccggtgaacaggtcaaggttccatagccgcaggcagaacaaccAATCCAGTACATTTTTGTTGAACATTTTGAAATGGTATTGATTAATTTcggtggctggtctctgtccatttcatgcaaataagaaccttacaaattcttagaaacggacagtgttttaattgaattggttaaggAACACATAATAACTAAATTCATTTAACATTTGGTCCTTCGAAGACGGATCTAAATATCT encodes:
- the LOC116362571 gene encoding zinc finger protein 239-like; translation: MSLLSYSPPAKEEEVCWTEKEVIVKEEVEEEAVTIQKQVEDEAVTVKEEKDVSVKEEEDAFREEEDAVFGVKREEEEEEETGYLGPVSPKHLKASNDELRCKMVLRNRSLINTREGCDYCGSSGEPQQHHEADVAEKKSQLHQRTHTGEKPFSCDECGKSFTKPSNLISHQRTHTGEKPYHCSDCGKRFSRAENLKVHQRSHTGEKPYSCSDCGKRFLLSGHLKAHQRIHTGEKPYSCDQCGKSFTQSCNLISHQRIHTGEKYHRCSDCGKRCTTLSDLKIHQRIHTGEKPYSCDQCGKRFTQSKNLISHQRTHTGEKPYHCSDCGKSFHRSDSLRRHQRTHTCENSLSEKSHSCEQCDKRYSDKRSLIKHQKIHEGVIP